GTAAAGCAGAGCAGCTACCCCGGCGTCCCCCGGGACGCGATGTTCCGGGACCTAATCATCCGGGGCCTTGCGGCGTGGGAGAAGCAGTCCGGCAAGAATAGCCAGCCCGTGTGACGGGTGGGGTGCCGGGCCCCATCGAAGCTCCTTCGGCTCTCCCGGCAAACGGCGGCAGACAGAAACAGACAGAAACACGGTGAAAGTCAGAGGCGGCAGGTACGCCCGGTGCGGGCACCCGTGGGCAGCTGCCCGCACCCGCCATCCCATGGAGACAGCAGAACAATTCTGGGCGTTCCTGACCGGGAGCGTCCAAAGCGGTGCAGGGTTCAGTCCGTATGTCATACGGTCGTAACCCGCCGTTCATCGCTCCCCCTGACCGGGAGGAGACGGAACGTGAGCAAAGTAACCATGAGACGGCCGGATGCCCGGGCCATGGCCCAGCTTCTGGCGGAGCAGACGCAGACGGCGGCGGGGCTGATCCTCCGCCTGGCCTGGCGGCAGGGGCTGACCCGGGAGGAGATCCAGCGCCTCACTTGGAACGATGTGGACTTTTCTGCCCATCAGCTCCGGCTGCCGGACCGGACCATCCCGCTGGAGACGGAGACCGAGGACTGCCTGCGCCGGCAGGCGGAGCGCCCCGACCCGCCTACTCCCTTCGTGGTGGTCTCGGACCGCCGCAGGCAGCAGATGCCGCCGGAGTCCATTTCCCGCCTGGCCAGAAAAACTCTGGACCGGGCGGGGCTGGGCGGCATCAGCCTGATGGATCTGCGGCACGACTTCATCATCCGCCATCTGGAATCCCACGACTGGCCCTATGTGGCCCGGATCAGCGGCATCGCCGTCCCCACTCTGTATGCCGTTTTCTCCGACTATCTGCCGGAGGGACGGCAGAAGGACTCCCTCCCTCGGCAGGAGGTGGACGGTTTTTTGATGTGGAAGCTGCTCCAGGCGGAGGGCAGCTCCCCGGTGGGGCTTGCCCTTTGGATGGGTTGGAAGCTGGGGATGCAGGTCCGGGAGATGACAGCCCTGACCTGGGACCAGGTGGATCTGGACCGGGGTCTGGTGCGGCTGCCGGACCGGGACCTGGCCCTGGGCGTCACCCTGCGGCGCCTGCTGCGGGCGGCGGCGGGACGCCGGCGGCCGGGTGAGGACCCGCACGTGCTGCTGACGCCCAACTCCCGGCGGCCCTTGGACCAGCCCCGGCTGTCCAAGATGGTGCGGACCGCCCTGATCCGGGGCGGGATGGAGCA
This DNA window, taken from Dysosmobacter welbionis, encodes the following:
- a CDS encoding tyrosine-type recombinase/integrase; this encodes MSKVTMRRPDARAMAQLLAEQTQTAAGLILRLAWRQGLTREEIQRLTWNDVDFSAHQLRLPDRTIPLETETEDCLRRQAERPDPPTPFVVVSDRRRQQMPPESISRLARKTLDRAGLGGISLMDLRHDFIIRHLESHDWPYVARISGIAVPTLYAVFSDYLPEGRQKDSLPRQEVDGFLMWKLLQAEGSSPVGLALWMGWKLGMQVREMTALTWDQVDLDRGLVRLPDRDLALGVTLRRLLRAAAGRRRPGEDPHVLLTPNSRRPLDQPRLSKMVRTALIRGGMEHISLGDLCREERRENEDARLLAYAAEKGTISRSEAMSLLGLSKVAAYERLRQLAERGKLVRVGGKYYPAGQVVPPEEQYDVIRTFLEQSGPAYRQDLAALLHVGDRQCALILKHMVEDGRLVQAGQRYALPIREEVLL